A genome region from Variovorax paradoxus includes the following:
- a CDS encoding glutamate-5-semialdehyde dehydrogenase yields MNAFNVSEHMQTLGLQAKAAAFLMARADAATKNIALKALAKRLREAGPVLAVANQKDLERATAAGLSAPMVDRLKLTPKVIETVALGCEQLAGMADVIGEIIGMKQQPSGIRVGQMRVPIGVFGMIYESRPNVTIEAASLAIKSGNAAILRGGSEAIESNKALALLVSEALAEAGLPVDAVQLVQTTDREAVGQLIAMPEFVDVIIPRGGKGLIERISRDAKVPVIKHLDGNCHVYVDDTAEFAMALRIVDNAKTQKYSPCNAAEGLLVSAAVADDFLPEIAAIFAAKGVEMRCDPAAAAILRAEGAASPQAKVVDAVESDWSEEYLAAVISIKVVAGVDEAIAHINRYSSHHTDAIVTRDHVHAQRFLREVDSASVMVNASTRFADGFEFGLGAEIGISTDKFHARGPVGIEGLTSLKYVVLGQGEVRS; encoded by the coding sequence ATGAACGCGTTCAACGTCAGCGAGCACATGCAGACCCTCGGTCTGCAAGCCAAAGCAGCTGCATTCCTCATGGCCCGAGCGGATGCAGCTACCAAAAACATAGCATTGAAGGCGCTTGCCAAGCGTCTTCGCGAAGCCGGCCCTGTGCTGGCGGTCGCCAACCAAAAAGACCTGGAGCGCGCCACGGCCGCGGGCCTGTCGGCGCCGATGGTCGATCGCCTCAAGCTCACGCCCAAGGTCATCGAGACCGTTGCCCTCGGTTGCGAGCAACTGGCCGGCATGGCCGACGTGATCGGCGAGATCATCGGCATGAAGCAGCAGCCCAGCGGCATCCGCGTGGGCCAGATGCGCGTGCCGATCGGCGTGTTCGGGATGATCTACGAGAGCCGGCCCAACGTGACCATCGAGGCCGCTAGCCTGGCCATCAAGAGCGGCAACGCCGCCATCCTGCGCGGCGGTTCGGAAGCCATCGAATCGAACAAGGCGCTGGCGCTGCTGGTGTCCGAGGCACTGGCCGAGGCCGGCCTGCCGGTCGACGCGGTGCAACTGGTGCAGACCACCGACCGCGAAGCCGTCGGCCAGCTCATCGCCATGCCCGAATTCGTCGATGTGATCATTCCGCGCGGCGGCAAGGGCTTGATCGAGCGCATCAGCCGCGACGCCAAGGTGCCCGTCATCAAGCACCTGGACGGCAATTGCCACGTCTACGTGGACGACACGGCCGAGTTCGCCATGGCGCTGCGCATCGTCGACAACGCCAAGACGCAGAAGTACAGCCCGTGCAACGCCGCGGAAGGCCTGCTCGTGTCGGCCGCGGTGGCCGACGATTTCCTGCCTGAGATCGCGGCCATCTTCGCGGCCAAGGGCGTGGAGATGCGCTGCGACCCGGCCGCCGCCGCCATCCTGCGCGCTGAGGGTGCCGCGAGCCCGCAGGCCAAGGTGGTCGATGCCGTCGAGTCCGACTGGTCCGAGGAATACCTCGCGGCGGTCATCAGCATCAAGGTGGTGGCCGGCGTGGACGAGGCCATCGCGCACATCAACCGCTATTCGAGCCACCACACCGACGCGATCGTCACGCGCGACCACGTGCATGCGCAGCGTTTCCTGCGCGAGGTCGATTCGGCCAGCGTGATGGTCAATGCGAGCACGCGCTTCGCGGATGGCTTCGAGTTCGGGCTGGGCGCCGAAATCGGCATCAGCACCGACAAGTTCCACGCCCGCGGACCGGTGGGCATCGAAGGACTGACCTCGCTCAAGTACGTCGTGCTCGGGCAGGGCGAAGTCCGCAGCTGA
- the gshA gene encoding glutamate--cysteine ligase, giving the protein MVPHLVTALTGPINELEQRVLDSMPAIERWFRLEWMEHTPPFYSAVDIRNAGFKLAPVDTNLFPGGWNNLTKEMLPLAVQAAQAAIEKICPEARNLLVIPENHSKNTFYLANVAQLVRIFHMAGLNVRIGSIDPAIKTPKKIELPNGDTVTLEPVVRTKRRLGLKNFDPCTILLNNELSAGTPGILEDLHEQYLLPPLHAGWSVRRKSNHLHSYEELSKRFGKLLGIDPWLINPIYARAEGVDVAGGRGIDVLTSHVDAVLTKVRRKYKEYGINEKPFVVVKGGHSGSGSPGVVTVRDAKDVESLIGKPRGTAPAPAVPATKASQSREPRELREPTELIVQEGVLTNERVHNGMAEPVVYMMDRYVVGGFYRVHAERAADENLKLPGASYVPLAFSESAHLPQPGAKPGASAPNRFYMYGVVGRLAMVAASYEMEATDPDAEIYE; this is encoded by the coding sequence ATGGTTCCGCATCTCGTCACCGCCCTGACCGGCCCGATCAACGAACTGGAGCAGCGGGTGCTCGACTCGATGCCTGCCATCGAACGCTGGTTCCGGCTCGAATGGATGGAGCACACGCCGCCTTTCTACAGCGCCGTGGACATCCGCAATGCAGGTTTCAAGCTCGCTCCGGTCGACACCAACCTTTTTCCCGGTGGCTGGAACAACCTCACCAAGGAAATGCTCCCGCTGGCCGTGCAGGCCGCGCAGGCTGCCATTGAGAAGATCTGTCCGGAGGCGCGCAATCTGCTCGTCATTCCGGAAAACCACTCGAAGAACACCTTTTATCTCGCCAACGTCGCGCAACTGGTGCGCATCTTCCACATGGCGGGGCTCAATGTGCGCATCGGGTCGATCGATCCGGCGATCAAGACACCCAAGAAGATCGAGTTGCCGAACGGTGACACCGTCACGCTGGAGCCGGTGGTGCGCACCAAGCGCCGTTTGGGCCTGAAGAATTTCGATCCCTGCACGATTCTCCTCAACAACGAGCTTTCCGCAGGAACGCCCGGCATCCTCGAGGATCTTCACGAACAGTATCTGCTGCCGCCCCTGCACGCGGGGTGGTCGGTGCGCCGCAAGAGCAACCACCTGCACAGCTACGAGGAGCTTTCCAAGCGCTTCGGCAAGTTGCTGGGCATCGACCCGTGGCTCATCAACCCGATCTATGCGCGCGCCGAAGGCGTCGACGTGGCCGGCGGCCGCGGCATCGACGTGCTGACCAGCCACGTGGACGCGGTGCTCACCAAGGTGCGCCGCAAGTACAAGGAATACGGCATCAACGAGAAGCCATTCGTGGTGGTCAAGGGCGGCCACAGCGGCAGCGGCAGCCCCGGCGTGGTGACGGTGCGCGACGCCAAGGATGTCGAGTCGCTGATCGGCAAGCCACGCGGCACCGCGCCCGCGCCCGCCGTGCCGGCCACCAAGGCCAGCCAGTCACGCGAACCGCGCGAGCTGCGCGAGCCCACCGAGCTCATCGTGCAGGAAGGCGTGCTCACCAACGAACGCGTTCACAACGGCATGGCCGAACCGGTCGTCTACATGATGGACCGCTACGTGGTCGGCGGCTTCTACCGGGTGCACGCAGAGCGCGCGGCCGACGAGAACCTGAAGCTGCCGGGTGCGAGCTACGTGCCGCTCGCGTTCTCTGAAAGTGCGCACTTGCCTCAGCCGGGCGCCAAGCCTGGCGCCAGTGCGCCCAACCGCTTCTACATGTATGGCGTGGTCGGCCGGCTCGCGATGGTGGCCGCCAGCTACGAAATGGAAGCGACCGATCCGGACGCCGAAATCTACGAATGA
- a CDS encoding potassium transporter Kup — MSAPKSLSAGLIVGAIGVVYGDIGTSVLYAVKEVFGHGHVPFTVENVYGILSMFFWTLTVIVSIKYVVLVLRADNEGEGGLVAMLALASRAVADKPRLRHLLLVVGIFGTSLFYGDGVITPAISVLSAVEGLEVVSPHFTHYVIPLTLVVLFCLFVVQKRGTAGIGKFFGPVTLAWFMAIAVLGVSQIVHHPEILKALNPFYALKFMWDNPGTSFILLGATVLCVTGAEALYADLGHFGKRPIRLAWFSVVMPALTLNYFGQGALLLENPEAVKNPFFMMAPEWALVPLVLLATAATVIASQALITGAFSVTRQVIQLGYLPRLNIEHTSVRTAGQIYIPLVNWGLFVAIVLAVVMFRSSSSLAAAYGIAVTTDMLITTILTFFVIRYAWKLPLALCIVSTAAFFIVDFLFFASNLLKLFEGGWFPLLIGGFVFTLMITWKEGRRLMGEAQHADAIDLKSFLDSVFVSPPVRVEGTAVFLTAEPGTVPNALLHNLKHNKVLHEQNMFVTVRNHEVPWIPMDKRIEIEPLGNHCWQIIVHYGFKNDVELPRALENARMRGCQLEPMTTSYFLSRDVVIPTLGSGMAPWREKLFAQMHHNASGAAAFLGLPNNAVVELGSKIEI, encoded by the coding sequence GTGTCAGCCCCCAAATCTCTCTCAGCCGGCCTGATCGTCGGCGCCATCGGCGTCGTCTATGGCGACATCGGCACCAGCGTGCTGTACGCCGTCAAGGAAGTGTTCGGCCACGGCCATGTGCCTTTCACCGTCGAGAACGTCTACGGCATCCTGTCGATGTTCTTCTGGACGCTCACCGTCATCGTCTCCATCAAGTACGTGGTGCTGGTGCTGCGCGCCGACAACGAAGGCGAGGGCGGCCTCGTGGCCATGCTCGCGCTGGCGTCGCGCGCGGTGGCCGACAAGCCCAGGCTGCGCCACCTGCTGCTGGTGGTGGGCATCTTCGGCACCTCGCTCTTCTACGGTGACGGCGTCATCACCCCCGCAATCTCCGTGCTCTCGGCGGTCGAGGGCCTGGAAGTGGTGTCGCCGCACTTCACGCACTACGTCATTCCTCTCACGCTGGTGGTGCTGTTCTGCCTGTTCGTGGTGCAGAAGCGCGGCACGGCGGGCATCGGCAAGTTCTTCGGCCCCGTCACGCTCGCGTGGTTCATGGCGATCGCGGTACTCGGCGTGTCGCAGATCGTGCACCACCCCGAGATCCTGAAGGCGCTGAATCCGTTCTATGCGCTGAAGTTCATGTGGGACAACCCGGGCACCAGCTTCATCCTGCTGGGCGCCACCGTGCTGTGCGTGACAGGCGCCGAGGCGCTGTATGCCGACCTGGGGCACTTCGGCAAGCGCCCGATCCGGCTCGCTTGGTTCTCTGTCGTCATGCCGGCGCTCACGCTCAACTACTTCGGCCAGGGCGCACTGCTGCTGGAGAACCCCGAGGCAGTGAAGAACCCGTTCTTCATGATGGCCCCCGAGTGGGCGCTCGTTCCGCTGGTGCTGCTGGCCACCGCAGCCACGGTGATCGCGTCGCAGGCCCTCATCACCGGCGCCTTCAGCGTCACGCGCCAGGTGATCCAGCTGGGCTACCTGCCGCGCCTGAACATCGAGCACACCAGCGTGCGCACGGCCGGGCAGATCTACATCCCGCTGGTCAACTGGGGCCTGTTCGTGGCCATCGTGCTGGCGGTGGTGATGTTCCGCTCGTCGAGCAGCCTTGCCGCGGCCTACGGCATCGCGGTGACCACGGACATGCTGATCACCACGATCCTGACCTTCTTCGTGATCCGCTACGCATGGAAGCTGCCGCTGGCGCTGTGCATCGTGTCGACTGCGGCCTTCTTCATCGTCGACTTCCTGTTCTTCGCGTCCAACCTGCTCAAGCTGTTCGAAGGCGGCTGGTTCCCGCTGCTGATCGGCGGCTTCGTGTTCACGCTGATGATCACCTGGAAGGAAGGCCGTCGCCTGATGGGAGAGGCGCAGCATGCCGACGCGATTGACCTGAAGTCGTTCCTCGATTCGGTGTTCGTGAGCCCGCCGGTGCGCGTGGAGGGCACCGCCGTGTTCCTCACCGCCGAGCCGGGCACCGTGCCCAATGCGCTGCTGCACAACCTCAAGCACAACAAGGTGCTGCACGAGCAGAACATGTTCGTCACCGTGCGCAACCACGAGGTGCCGTGGATCCCGATGGACAAGCGCATCGAGATCGAGCCGCTCGGCAACCACTGTTGGCAGATCATCGTCCACTACGGTTTCAAGAACGACGTCGAACTGCCGCGCGCGCTCGAGAACGCACGCATGCGCGGCTGCCAGCTGGAGCCCATGACCACCAGCTACTTCCTGTCGCGCGACGTCGTCATTCCCACGCTCGGCAGCGGCATGGCGCCGTGGCGAGAGAAGCTGTTCGCGCAGATGCACCACAACGCGAGCGGCGCAGCGGCCTTCCTCGGCCTGCCGAACAACGCGGTGGTGGAGCTGGGGTCGAAGATCGAGATCTGA
- a CDS encoding GntR family transcriptional regulator, translating to MARSPSPPKPAARRKPSPPAEAAAPAAEDGDIEERIYRSVFEGVTGQRLAPGTKLPEASLCELFGVSRALVRKVLQRLAHDHIVELRPNRGAIVAMPSPDETRQIFEARRALEAALVRMAVRNATKAEVAELRRHLKEEHAAMHRYTQPDWARLASSFHLRVARLARNPILERYLSELMSRCSLIVALYEPPGNASCEHEEHAAVVDAIARGDEDTAVRAMEEHLLVLERNIALDRPASQRSLGQMLGLG from the coding sequence ATGGCCCGTTCTCCCTCGCCGCCCAAGCCAGCCGCCCGGCGCAAGCCATCGCCCCCAGCCGAAGCCGCCGCACCGGCAGCCGAGGATGGCGACATCGAGGAACGCATTTACCGATCGGTCTTCGAGGGCGTGACCGGGCAGCGCCTGGCGCCGGGCACCAAGCTGCCCGAAGCCTCGCTGTGCGAGCTGTTCGGCGTGAGCCGCGCACTGGTGCGCAAGGTGCTGCAGCGCCTGGCGCACGACCACATCGTCGAACTCCGGCCCAACCGCGGCGCCATCGTCGCGATGCCCTCGCCGGATGAGACCCGGCAAATCTTCGAGGCGCGCCGTGCGCTCGAGGCCGCATTGGTGCGCATGGCGGTGCGCAACGCCACGAAGGCCGAAGTGGCCGAACTGCGCCGGCACCTGAAGGAAGAGCATGCGGCCATGCACCGCTACACGCAGCCCGACTGGGCACGGCTCGCGAGCTCGTTCCACCTGCGGGTGGCGCGGCTGGCGCGCAATCCCATTCTGGAGCGCTACCTGAGCGAACTCATGTCGCGCTGCTCGCTGATCGTGGCGCTGTACGAGCCGCCCGGCAATGCGTCGTGCGAGCACGAGGAGCACGCGGCGGTGGTCGATGCGATCGCACGCGGGGACGAGGACACCGCGGTGCGCGCGATGGAAGAGCACCTGCTGGTGCTCGAGCGGAACATTGCGCTGGACCGGCCTGCGTCGCAGCGCAGCCTGGGCCAGATGCTGGGGCTGGGCTGA
- a CDS encoding polysaccharide deacetylase family protein, protein MTTRWPDRLPSHDRFDYRPITRRPDYVWPNGARLAVYLGFNVEHFAFGDGLGACIGPASPQPDVLNHGWREYGNRVGAWRCLELFDALALPTGALINTALYDHCPELVQALVARGDELIGHGHSNAERQGVLDEEHERALLLRCRERMARESGQAPAGWLSPWISESAVTPDLLAETGYGYTLNWCHDDQPVRMRTRGGGALWSVPYPQELNDIPMIVGRMMDAKDFSAMVIDNFEEMLGQSRAQPLVMGLALHPYIVGQPYRLRHLRTALAHLAHARDRGDIWFTTPGAVASHMTKLATQRPAEFG, encoded by the coding sequence ATGACAACGCGCTGGCCCGACCGGCTCCCTTCGCACGACCGCTTCGACTACCGCCCCATCACGCGGCGGCCCGACTACGTGTGGCCCAACGGCGCGAGGCTGGCGGTGTACCTGGGCTTCAACGTGGAGCACTTCGCGTTCGGCGACGGGCTGGGCGCGTGCATCGGCCCGGCCTCGCCGCAGCCCGACGTGCTGAACCACGGCTGGCGCGAGTACGGCAACCGCGTAGGTGCCTGGCGCTGCCTCGAACTCTTCGACGCGCTCGCGCTGCCGACCGGTGCGCTCATCAACACCGCGCTGTACGACCACTGCCCCGAGCTGGTGCAGGCATTGGTGGCGCGCGGCGACGAACTGATCGGCCACGGCCACAGCAACGCCGAGCGCCAGGGCGTGCTCGACGAGGAACACGAGCGCGCGTTGCTGCTGCGCTGCCGCGAGCGCATGGCGCGCGAAAGCGGGCAGGCGCCCGCGGGGTGGCTGTCGCCGTGGATCTCGGAGAGCGCGGTCACGCCCGACCTGCTGGCCGAGACAGGCTACGGCTACACGCTCAACTGGTGCCACGACGACCAGCCGGTTCGCATGCGCACGCGTGGCGGCGGTGCGCTGTGGTCGGTGCCGTATCCGCAGGAACTCAACGACATCCCGATGATCGTCGGCCGCATGATGGACGCGAAGGACTTCAGCGCGATGGTGATCGACAACTTCGAGGAGATGCTCGGGCAGTCGCGCGCACAGCCGCTGGTGATGGGCCTTGCGCTGCACCCGTACATCGTGGGCCAGCCCTACCGCCTGCGGCACCTGCGCACCGCACTGGCCCACCTGGCGCATGCGCGCGACCGCGGCGACATCTGGTTCACCACGCCCGGCGCCGTCGCCTCGCACATGACGAAGCTCGCAACGCAGCGGCCGGCAGAATTCGGCTGA
- a CDS encoding nuclear transport factor 2 family protein, producing the protein MTTPAAPAPHTLDPAAVVDEFLRLVMIPDPQSASRFTAPDIRIRFTGNRPMSAPGDTSAFNAKRYAWVKKKIERTETVAGGTPEDTVVYSLGTLYGAWPDGTAFEGNRYVDRYVVRHGLIVQMDVWNDSAEWLLVRAGLAVL; encoded by the coding sequence ATGACCACACCCGCCGCACCAGCACCCCACACGCTCGACCCCGCCGCGGTGGTCGACGAATTCCTTCGCCTCGTGATGATTCCCGACCCGCAGTCGGCCTCGCGCTTCACCGCGCCCGACATCCGCATCCGCTTCACCGGCAACCGCCCGATGAGCGCGCCGGGCGACACCTCGGCCTTCAATGCGAAGCGCTATGCATGGGTCAAGAAGAAGATCGAGCGCACCGAAACGGTGGCCGGCGGCACGCCCGAGGACACCGTGGTCTACAGCCTCGGCACGCTGTATGGCGCATGGCCCGACGGCACCGCGTTCGAAGGCAACCGCTATGTCGACCGCTACGTGGTTCGCCACGGGCTCATCGTGCAGATGGACGTGTGGAACGACAGCGCGGAATGGCTGCTGGTGCGCGCCGGTCTCGCCGTGCTGTGA
- a CDS encoding ABC transporter substrate-binding protein — MSRSPRFNRRTLCLAAVAVAAACLSHGAAFAAEPIRVGLVTALSGQSALAGEAITRGLTVAIDEINAKGGLLGGRKLELVRRDDEANPAKGVVAARELIFKEKVAVLFGGLDTPVSMAIVPIANQEKTPFMGPWAAGTPITKNGANPNYAFRVSAVDEIVNVGMLDYAQKTFKASRFGMILVNNPWGESNEKGLHAALAAKGLKAVGVEKFDGNDVDVVPQLTRLKAAGADTLFMVGNVGPSAQVVKSLDRMGWQVPIVSHWGPAGGRFTELAGPNGKNVHFVQTYSFFGKQSPVGEKVIAALKARYPAIKGPDDITPAVGVANAYDGMQLAALAIAAAGSTDGDAVRQGFYKIGRYEGLIKTYDKPFSPAVHDAVTAGDYVWAQFIDNRILPVGLVASK; from the coding sequence ATGTCCCGTTCGCCTCGCTTCAACCGCCGCACGTTGTGCCTTGCAGCCGTTGCCGTTGCCGCTGCCTGCCTTTCCCACGGTGCGGCCTTCGCCGCCGAGCCGATCAGGGTCGGCCTGGTCACGGCGCTGTCGGGCCAGTCGGCACTGGCCGGCGAAGCCATCACGCGCGGCCTTACCGTGGCCATCGACGAGATCAACGCCAAGGGCGGCCTGCTGGGCGGGCGCAAGCTCGAGCTGGTGCGCCGCGACGACGAGGCCAACCCCGCCAAGGGCGTGGTGGCCGCGCGCGAACTGATCTTCAAGGAGAAGGTGGCGGTGCTCTTCGGCGGGCTCGACACGCCGGTGTCGATGGCCATCGTGCCCATCGCCAACCAGGAGAAGACCCCTTTCATGGGCCCCTGGGCGGCGGGCACGCCGATCACGAAGAACGGCGCCAATCCCAACTATGCCTTCCGCGTGTCGGCGGTCGACGAGATCGTCAACGTGGGCATGCTCGACTACGCCCAGAAGACCTTCAAGGCCAGCAGGTTCGGCATGATCCTGGTGAACAACCCGTGGGGCGAATCGAACGAGAAGGGCCTGCATGCGGCGCTCGCCGCCAAGGGCCTGAAGGCCGTGGGCGTGGAGAAGTTCGACGGCAACGACGTCGACGTGGTGCCGCAGCTCACGCGCCTGAAGGCCGCTGGCGCCGACACGCTCTTCATGGTCGGCAACGTCGGTCCTTCGGCGCAGGTGGTGAAGTCGCTCGACCGCATGGGCTGGCAGGTGCCCATCGTGTCCCACTGGGGGCCCGCGGGCGGCCGATTCACCGAGCTGGCCGGCCCCAACGGCAAGAACGTGCACTTCGTGCAGACCTACAGCTTCTTCGGCAAGCAGTCGCCGGTGGGCGAGAAGGTGATCGCCGCGCTCAAGGCCAGGTATCCGGCCATCAAGGGCCCGGACGACATCACGCCCGCGGTGGGCGTGGCCAACGCCTACGACGGCATGCAGCTGGCCGCGCTGGCCATTGCCGCGGCCGGCTCGACCGACGGCGATGCGGTGCGCCAGGGGTTCTACAAGATCGGCAGGTACGAAGGCCTCATCAAGACCTACGACAAGCCTTTCTCGCCCGCGGTGCACGACGCCGTCACCGCCGGCGACTACGTGTGGGCGCAGTTCATCGACAACCGCATCCTGCCCGTGGGCCTGGTCGCGTCGAAGTAA
- a CDS encoding branched-chain amino acid ABC transporter permease, which produces MLLSAWISGLGLGSMYGLIALGFYVTFAVSGTVNFAQGSAMMLGAVFTFWFAQTLGWPMPLAIVLALALCGVYGLAVEFAAVRPFASRGSESWLMATVALGIVVDNLVMFTFGKEPRSLPSPLALTPLQVGDVRLGVYPLQLLIPLAGLALAAALHVVARRTRWGVGMLAVVQNPAAARLMGIPIRRAVAAAFALSAVFAGVAGVLIAPLFNVQADMGTLFGLKAFAVAILGGITSAWGVMGAGLLFGLAEALVTATLGSGYTQILTFGLVIVVLALRPQGLFGRAAVKKV; this is translated from the coding sequence ATGCTGCTTTCCGCATGGATCAGCGGGTTGGGGCTGGGGAGCATGTACGGGCTGATCGCCCTGGGCTTCTACGTCACCTTCGCCGTTTCGGGCACTGTCAACTTCGCGCAGGGCAGCGCGATGATGTTGGGCGCGGTCTTCACGTTCTGGTTCGCGCAGACGCTGGGCTGGCCGATGCCGCTGGCCATCGTGCTCGCGCTGGCGCTGTGCGGCGTGTACGGGCTGGCGGTCGAGTTCGCGGCGGTGCGGCCCTTTGCGAGCCGCGGGTCCGAGAGCTGGCTGATGGCCACCGTGGCGCTGGGCATCGTGGTCGACAACCTCGTGATGTTCACCTTCGGCAAGGAACCGCGCAGCCTGCCGTCACCGCTGGCGCTCACGCCGCTGCAGGTCGGCGACGTGAGGCTGGGCGTGTACCCGCTGCAGTTGCTGATCCCCCTGGCCGGCCTCGCGCTGGCCGCGGCGCTGCATGTGGTGGCGCGGCGCACGCGCTGGGGCGTGGGCATGCTGGCCGTGGTGCAGAACCCGGCGGCTGCGCGGCTCATGGGCATCCCGATCCGGCGCGCGGTGGCCGCGGCCTTTGCGCTGTCGGCGGTGTTCGCGGGCGTGGCGGGCGTGCTGATCGCGCCGCTGTTCAACGTGCAGGCCGACATGGGCACGCTCTTCGGCCTGAAGGCCTTCGCGGTCGCGATCCTCGGCGGCATCACCAGCGCCTGGGGCGTAATGGGCGCGGGGCTGCTCTTCGGCCTGGCCGAGGCGCTCGTCACCGCCACGCTGGGTTCGGGCTACACGCAGATCCTGACTTTCGGCCTGGTGATCGTGGTGCTCGCGCTGCGGCCGCAGGGGCTCTTCGGCCGCGCGGCGGTGAAGAAGGTATGA